tcatgcctctgattctattttattcaccagtttattttgtagatttcttgttcatttattttgatttttggatttaattgttgatagatatgtatttgttgccattttattgttcgtattttttatttcttcttcctcttcttctcctcctcctcctcctcttcctcctcttctttttttttttttttttaattgattttttacagagaggaagggagagggatagagagttaggaacattgatgagagagaaacatcaatcagctgcctcctccacatcccccactggggatgtgcccacaaccaaggtacatgcccttgaccagaatcaaacctgggacctttcagtctgcaggcagatgctctatccactgagccaaaccagttagggcttcttcctcttcttaaagaatatccttcaacatttcatgtaacactggtttggtggtaatgaactcctttagctttttcttatttgtgaagttctttatctgaccttcaattctaaatgagagctttgctgggtagagtaatcttggttgtaggtccttgctattcatcactttgaatatttcttgtcactcccttctggcctacaaagtttctgttgagaaatcaactgacagctgtatgggtgctcccttgcaagtaactaactgcttttctcttactgcttttaagattctctctttgtctttaacctttggcattttaattatgatgtgtcttggtgtgggcctctttgggttcctcttgtttgggactctctgcgcttcctgaacttgtaagtctatttttttcactaggtaggggaagttttctgtcattatttcttcaaatcagTTTTCAATatcctgatctctctctcttctacttctgggaatgggaatgttggtacacttgaagttgtcccagaggcttcttatactatcttcatatttttggattctttttgctcttctgattgggtgttttttgcttccttgtattctAAATCATTTGTTTGATTCTCTGAATCTTctattgttgaatccctgtaaattattctttttttttttctttattgattaaggtgtcacatatttgtcctcatccccccattcccatcccacacccctccccacggatgccccaaccccctgttgaacttaaccaatggttaggctcatatgaatgcacacaagtcctttagttgatctctcccccctccccccaccctcccctatcctccctctgagtcctgatagtccgatcgatgacTCCTTGTTtgtggttctgttcttgttcatcagtctatgttgttcatcatttcccctagatgagcgagatcatgtgtcactagagatctACTTAttagaactgaatgtgagacgagcaataatagttatgctgacaggcaaatgaatcagcctgtagtgagtttctttctggaacaacagttcttttgagacccaatttcaatgtccaccagttccttatgtgtacatgtcggcactgacccctcagctctggatggtggacaaatggtggtaacgcaggtccgactccctctggtttggtctcggccggacccaggggcacggcttcacccggactcaggggcacgtggcctcacccagaaccaggggcacatggcctctcctggacccaggtgcgcgcagccttacccggacccgggacccagcctcacccggatccaggggcacacggcctcacccagacccaggatccggcttcacccggacccagaggcgcgtggcctcacccggacccaggggcgtgtggcctcacctggacccaggggcgcatggcctcacccgggcccgggacccagtgtaaattattctttatttcagttattatgcttaatttctgactggtcctttttcatgtcttcaacattctcactaagatccttgaaactttcatgaagatccttgagtaaccttataatcatggttttgaactttgtattcagtagtttgctgccttccatttctttcatttgtgacatgtttctttgtctccccattttagctgcttccctgtgcttgtttctatgtattaggtagagcttttatgtctcctggaattggtagagtggccttgtgtagtaggtgtcctttagggctcagtggctcagcctccccagtcacctgagctgggcactgtaggtgtgcccctgtgtgggctgtgtgcacagtcttgtagttgagccttgactgcAGTTGgcatcactaggaggaattgacctccaggccaattagctttaaggaccagctgcaactacagtggaagagctacTGTGCAGGGAACACCCTTATGgagaaggacttgcttcagtggggctttagtgctcactgagtttgcctcttgagtgtgttgcttatggatgtgtagagttgtaatctgatatggtctgaagctgtccacaggttcactggctctagggcctccaggaaggtgcaaaatcagccactgcctggggccacctatcaggagctacagagggatctgcagagggatgctatttgatatttatattgggcttggaaatgcccaggtgaggcccagctgtgaagcaaggcaggccgGTCCTACTACCAGGTCTTATGCCTTTTATTAATAGGTTTAGGGCATGCTgtcaccagctgctgcttgtttgagagattttagcaaaccAGGACCTGAACCTGAACCAGGACcagccattcatatggaaaagctgctgcaaatagCTTGGGTGGTGCTGCAAATTGGATAGGGTGGGTCTCAAGAAAtcctcagggcagagcaaaaagtgtgctccaggctgatggagactcagatatggctgccagtcagccctgtgatgGGGAAGGTCCtggcacaggaacaatgactcctgcaagcacccctgtctgggagaaagccaccctggAGTTTCTGCCcctatgccagacagtccagttccttcccatatgtgtctgggtcccccaaagccACCCGGTGCTGGGATTCGAGTAAGCATGTTCACCAGCCCTTTAAATGGAACACCGAGGTCTCCAGCAGGCTCTGTGTCACTCAGTCACATCccagctggtttttacagcccaaactTGCAGGGActtttcttcccagctctggaaccatgggctggggggctggtgtcAGGCTGAAACCCCTTGCTCCTCATAGGCAGCCTCCTTAGAGACAAtttccctcccaattaaaaaactgGCACACGCGGTTGTCAGGccagcccattccatgcctccacccctcctaccggtctcagtgtgctttcttctagttgcaggacttccattcagccagcttacAGGCAgttttgaatgatggttgttctgtattttagttgtcattttgatgtggtttATTGTCAAGTACCTTTTGATGTTAAGGATGTTACTACTAATCCTAATCCAAATGCATTTAGTAAATTGCTGAGTGCCTACTCTTGGGGAGCCACTGTGTTTGGCTCTGGTGGGGACAGAGTGTAGCACAGAGGCAATGAGGCCCCCAGATCCAGCAGTCCAGTGTACTGAGAGTGGGGTGGAGAGAGCAGAGAGTGGGGAGGTTGCACAGTGGAGCTCCCAGCCCAACTGAGGGGAGCTCTGAGCCTTTCCTAGAAGAGTCCCATGAGGACCAACAGGAATTCACCAGGCAAAGGGTGCTCCAGAAAAAGGAGCAGAAGTACAAaagtctgcaggggagagaaggttCTAGAAGTCCCAAAATGTTGCAATGATCTCCTAGTCACTGCCCCTTGAGCAAGGGAAGCCGTGTGAGCAAGGGTTAAGCCAGCAGGTGGTGGTTCAGACCACCTGGTTCACTACAGCTCCGTTCTCAGAAGCTGTGGGCTCAGGCAACTTCCTGCATCCTTGGGTGCAGCCTCAGCCTTTGGTTTCAGACAATAGGAATAACACTGGCCACAAAAGGTGTGTTGAGTATCAGTTCCTCCTATTTGTCAATGAAATGTGAGAGCTGGGCTGCCTGGGCTGAGTAGGGGCAGGAGTCCAGGTAAGGACAGGTGCGGCGCTTGCACCTGGAGGCGGGCGGTGGCTGAGTCATGAGGCTGGAACACACCACCAGGGCCTCACTCGGTTCCCAGGCCcttggtgcacaggtggaggtgggggaggcagcctggTCCTGTCCCTTTGGTTCCAGCCCCAACCCCTGACTGTGTTCCAGCCCTTCCTGGGTGCTGGCAACCACATGGAACTCTTTCCTCGCCCAACACAGCTCCTCCACCTCCCACTCCTCCTCGCTGGCCCTCGTGGTTTTGGAGAACCTTCAGCTCTGGACAACAGTCTCCCAGCAATTTGGTCCCCAACCCTGCGGGAGAGGAGAGGACTACACCAccaccctggccccaccccatcaCCAAAGTTCTTGTGGCTCTGCAATCCCAGGTCATAGGGAAGGCCAGGGAGCAGGTCTGGTGCAGAGATATGgtcaccaggctgagggaccagaGCCCTGGAAAGGTgcccctctctgctcccaccaGCCATGTGAGGCCTCCTGCAGTCCTGCCTGTCCAGCCCAAAGACCTCTGTCCCAGGCAGGAGGGTGCTGCttgcattcatccattcattcattcattcattcattcagctgaGCATGTTCCGGTGGCAGGCATTGCACCTCCGCCTCACGGAGCTGACAGCCCACATCTCATTGCCTGaaggccagcagagggaacagcacattTGTCTGACCGGAGCTGTCCTAGGATGCACAGTGGCTGCATGGTGGGCCCCAGGCAGTTAGTGGGGcccacctcctcctttctctcttcctgagaCTCAGGCATCAGTTGCCCCTTAGGCATCCCTTCTCCCAGGCTCACAGGCTACTGTCACCCTTTCTGCCTGGCCCACCTCTCTCTGCCGCCCCCTCTACCCTGACCCAGGGTCTCATACTTCTCCTGTCTCTTTGCCCTGGGCAAGAGaaattctttccctctctcctatcTGCCCTGGATACAGCAAAGACCCCTCCAGGCTGCTCAGAGACCTGGTctctcctcccagcaccccccATCCCAGGGAGTGACAATGGCCGAGTTTGACTTTTAATCAAGGTTAACAAAGTCACCTCACAGGGTCAGGATTGTGGGATTAGGTGGGCTCTGGAGTCCTTTGGCAGCACCTTCACCCACCAGCAGAGCTGGCTAATGCGCTTGCTCCTCAGGGAGACTGGGTGTCCTTTCGGGACCAGCAGCCCACACGCACCTGCCCACCCACACGAGCACATGTGAGGACACCACCCTTCACTAGCCCCAGGACATGTTCTGACTTGTCACCCCAATAATGGGAATGAGCCACCCTCTTTCGGCAGCTCATCTGTGATCAAGGATCACAGGTgatcaggtgatcaaggagagcccacctgcagccagacaccaggggagctCTAGTCAGGGCTAGGAAACCAGTGTGCCCAGAGGGGGGTTGGCATATATGGGGTCCATGAGAATCTGGATTAAGGTCAAGATAAGGCCAAGTTGAGGGTTTAGGGGTTATGGGCCAAGACTTAGGCCAAATCCAGCTGCAGGTTACAGTCAGCATGACTGGGTTTATGAACTGTGTAGAAGACAAGAGCATGGCTGCATTAGTGGTCAGTGTGGGGCGGGCTTTGGGAACCAGTACCAGGCAGCAAAGCAACATGACCTGGAGAGgctggacccaggcctgcatccCATTAGGACTCCATCCCATTAGGACTCCATCCCATTAGGCCTGCATCCCATTAGGACTGCATCCCATTAAGACTGCCTCTACATTCAAACAGCTCAGGTGGTTCTTTGCTTCCCTCAACCCAGGGCCCCATGGAGGCAGGAAACCCTGGCAGTGACCTGTGTCAGCCCCAGGGATACCCACCACCGCACATCCCCCACACTCAGACGGCGAGGCAGTCCCCGCAGGCCCAGCATGTGCATTCCTGCAGAGGCCAGTGCGCACGGACATGTGAACGTGAACACAGGCTACTGCATGCTGATGCCACGCCCTCCCAACACCACTGGAGTCAATTCaggataattatttattattcatagtCATCAGCATCTTCATTAATTATTCATATGATCCTTAATTATTATCCTTAACAATAAGAGCAGTAAATAGCAGAAAAGTCCTTGAGGTGCCTAAGGCCTAGGGCGGGGTGTCTCCAGGCAGTTAGACCAGCTACTGCCCCCAGAGCAGTGGGGGGACCACAGACCCCCGTCCACTGCCCAGCACTGCCCCTACCCCTCCCACTGCAGGAGGAGATGGTCCcaagagctggggaggggctgtgccttGAGTTCCTCTCCCCTTTGAGTTCCTCTCCCCTTCAtggccagggcctcctgggcagggcctccgaggggaggggcccaggccgTGTGCTGAACCCTAGGTGAGCCACGTGTCCACACTGGGCCGCCCTACTAACTGCCTGGGTCTGAGCCGTGTCTgtgcaggggctgggaggtgagggcgCCCAGCTGGCCCGGCAGGGAGAGTCTTCGAGTAGGGCCGTCTTGAGGGAGCTCTGGGGCCCCCGGGGGGAGCTCCTCACACATCATGAACTGGGAAACCTGCAAAGAACAGAGAGTGTAAGAGGCAAGGAGCcctcagagggggagggagggaatggagaTGCAGTCAAGTGGATAGAGAGGAGGTCAGAATTTGGAGAGGATCAGGAGAAGCCGGTGACAGGACAGGAAGACAGAGGGGGGTTGGAGAGGACAAGCTGAAGGGCCAAGGCAGACAGAGCAGCACAGGACTCAGACCACAAGGGCGGCTCTGAGGATGGCGGTAGAGAAATGTACTGGGCAAGAGCCAAACCGGGCAGCTGGGAGCTGTGGGAGCTTCCCTGATAGGGGAGAACTCAAGGCCACAGCTACTCCCCAGGAACGGGGTAGCTGAATCCAAACCAACCCAAGACAAAGGGCCCTGAGTTGGGACAGAAGCTGGGACTAAAAGAGAAACAAGGTTCCTTCCTCCAATCTAGAAAGAACTCAGGGACCAAATGCGGAAGGCCAGGAGCATgcagggccagcagaggggtttTCGGGTGCTGACGAGTCTGTGTGAGGTCTGGGGGGAGGCTGTGAAGGGAGACTGGCACATTAGCTGGCGTGGCCCCTGTGTCTGAAAACAGGAGCCGGCAGCAGaaccccgggggcgggggggggccacgggggcggggggggggggcagatgccAAAAGAAAGGGCAGATCCCAGGCCGCCTCTGGCGGCCAGAGGGGCCCAGACACAGCTGTCTGGTTAGGAGGCCATTCAGGAGAGGACCATCTCcagcaggaggaggaaaatgGGGCCAGAATGCGACCCTAGGAACTAGCCAAAGCCCTCAGGACAACCCTGCAAGGCAGCCAGTGTGACAGCCACTGGCTGCAACAGTCAGGTCTGGGGGTGCCCTTCACACCAGAGACCTAGGACCCTGTCCCTAGGGCTCGCTGGCACTCAGCACCGAATACCAGGCCTTGGGGTCAATTAGTATCCCCTGAAGACCACTCGTGGTCACCACACAGGCATCATGAGCAGATCGGGCCTCCAGTGGCATGGAGCCCACACCACTCAGCCTGCTCGTGCCTCTGCCCCGCTGCCTGGGGACCTTGGTTTGGGGGCTCTGCTGCTTTGCCTTGTGCCCACAGCTCCTGGGGCTGCCCTCCTTTCGGAGCACagtctgggagaggctggggcccATGGCTAAGCAGAAAGGGCAGCAAAGCAGGTTTGGGCGGCATTGGCTCAGGAAAGCAGGGCTGTGGTGCCGTGGCGGAAGGGGGTTTGGAACTCACCTGAGAAAGGGAGTactgggtgagggtggggatggggctgacaggcagcagagggcaggtagaggtggggccggggccgggagtGGTCACAGCACTGTAGGTGGGCGGGACCAGCGTCATCTGCCTTTGTAGCAGCTGCAGGATGGTGGCCATGTCTGCACTGAGCCGGGTCTCCAGCCTGGGGCAAGAAGGAGGATGCTCTGGGTCTCAGGGAAGTGGGAATACCAGAAACTATGACTTTGAGACACTCTTGATGGGCCAGCTGGTCAACCCCAGGTGTGTCAGCCCCTGGCTCAGCTCTGGATGGGACCCTCGGGCAGGCCTGGACACAGAGCACACTCTCCAGTCTCTGTACAATACAGCCAGGAACCCGGAGATCACACTGCAATATCCCGCACCGCACAACTCacaggctcccccaccccccaacacaccgCTGGCGCTCGACTGGACCCCAGGGGCTGCCCTCACCTGTTGAGCTGCCTCTGGAGAGCATCCAGCCTGCTCTCCACGTCACCCCGGGACCGCCGGCCGGGGCTGGAAAGAGGGATGttgaggaggctgggggcgggggcggggcatcGAGGCAGCTCCTGGTACTGGCGGCCCCGATTGTCCCCCCAGAAGCTGAAGATGTTGGACACTCCCGAGAAGGCCCCTGGAGCCAGAGAGCTGGGTGAGGGAGACCAGGACAGACGCcacgcccccccttcccctctcagcCCGCGCCCTACCTGACAGTGGGTTACAAGTGTCACTGCTCTTCTCACAGTCCTCAGTCAGGGGCTCCCCGCCCGGCAGCTCTgcagggggcctggggctggagaaggGCACCAGGCGGAGGGGGCTGGAGCTGCGGCCTGGGCCTTCGTCGTCACTGCTCTCAGGGCTGGAGGGGCCACTGGACGGGCTCTCCCCCCATGGCCCCCCTGGCCGACCCCGGCCACTAGGCGCTGCCCCCACCCGGCCTGGCCCCAAGGCCGACACCTCCCCTGGCTGCTCCGGGTCTGTCGGAAACAGAGAACGGGCctcagagagggcaggaggcaTGGAGGAAATCAGAGTGGAGAGGcgggaaagggggggagggaaccagAGCAGGCCCGGAAGAGGGCTGTGGCAGGCCACCCCCAGGCAACAGGCCCAGGTCctctccagctgctggctgcctaAGATGGGCAGCGGCCACGCTGGGCGGGCCTCTCTGGGTCCTCGGGCCCTCAGCCCAGGTCCTGCCCCTCTGCTCTCCTTTGTCCTGTCTCTTCTCCCCTCATCAGTTCAAGGAGCATCCACCCAGACACCAGCCCTGGGAGGACCAAAGAAGCTCAGGCGCGCCCCTGCTGTGAGGgcagagggcttcctggaggaggtgacagttCAAGTGGCCTGAAAAGTCGGGCTAAGTTTGGACAGTTAAGGTGAGGAGTAGGGAGCACGGAAGGTAGAGGCAGGAATGTCGGTGGAGCCTGAACAGAGCGACACTACTGGACCCCGAGCTCTGCCCTCCTTGTCAcctggacccaccctcagccctccatCTGCCTGCCTGGACCCTGCCCacgcccccccctccaccctgtcccctcctccacaggacccgcctgcccctcccccacctcacccttGTCGGTGCGCCTGCGGAAAGACAGCTTGCGCTTGCGTTGCCGGTTGAAGCCACCCTCCAGCTCCGTGCTGCCGGGAGAGCCGGGGATCATGTTGGTCTGGAACCAAGGCAGGTGTCAGGGCCCTTCCACGCCACCCACCCTGCCCGGGGTCAGGCTCAAACCCCTCATTAACGGAGATGGGGGGCAGTGCTGTGACCTCTGCCTCAGGACAAGGGCGGAGGCTGGGTTTTCACATCCTGGTCAGACTCTATACCGTGTGACAGGCGGGGCAGCAGGCCCAGGAGGTCAGGCAGCTGAAGGGCAGCCCCCCGGGCGCAGCCTGCAGGGGCAGCCCACTCACGTCTCGCAGGTTGAATGTGATCTCCAGGCTGGACCAGAAGTGGTCGGAGAACTCGGGGTACATGTCCAGCACCTCCAACAGGTCGTCCCGATGGATCTTGTGCAGGTCGCAGTAGGTGAGGGCCCGCACGTCCCCGTTAGACTTGCCAGGCCTCGCGTAGAGGTTCAGAGGCTCTCCAAAAATGTCATTCTTTCCTGGAGGCCATGGAGGGGGGACTCAGCCCTGGGGCAGCAGCAAAAACAGCAGGCACCTGTCTTCCCTAATTCTCACCCATTTccacacccagcccccagcccacagagCCAGAGACCTATcagccagccccctcctccctcagctcccAGCAGTGCCTGGCCGGTGAAGGTAGGAGTCCGGCTCTCCCTGTCTCGGCTCCCCCTGCCTCGCAACACCTGGAACCAGCCAGCAGGACCAGCCGGATGCCCCGCTGTGCCCACGGCCCAGGCTTCCTTAGGTTCTTACTCCACTTCTCCCCCTGAAACCCAGGTTCCAAACCTCCCTGGCCAGTCACTGCACCCTCATCACTGTTTTTCAGACTGCAGATCAGAACACAGTAGGGACTCAAGGCCCACATTGTGTTTACTGAAAGAAGATAGGCCAGCCTAGCTTAGCACAGCACAGCACGGCAAACACCTAGTAAGGCTGAGTGTTGTGTAGAGAAACCGGTTTCGGGTGTGTTTGGGGGTGTTTGTGAACTAAAAATCTAAAGTGGCCCTCCGTGACAAGGAAAGAACAGGAAGAAGGCAggaggtcccctgcccaggcacaCCTGCCCGGGTGTACAGGTGCCAGGAAGGGgcgaggggcagaggggcaggactCCCTTTGCTTTGCTGACTGTGCTGGGCCTGGCTGCATAACGTGAGGCTGCAGAGACTTAGTACATTTCCTTAGTAAAATCAGATGCATAGCCTGCCTCCACTGCCCACCCCGGAGCAGGCTTTGCTGTACTCTGAGGAAGCCAGGTGTCGCTGCCTGTGGGGAGCTCCTGAAGGGGAACagagtctgggaaccctcagagtTCAGCAACCCTCCCCGCTGCGGGTCtcctctctgctgccccctgggGCCTGAGCTTGGGTGAATTAAAGGAGCCCAAGGTCCCTGTTAGCAGTGCCTGGTCCACAGACCCCCACATCTGTGTCCTCAAAGGGCTCGGAGCTCTCCTGGCCTTGGCAGACATTCCGGCGCAGCGCCCAGTCCCCACCGTACCCAGGATGGCCACGACGATGTCACCCCGCAAGATCTCGATGGAGCCCCGGGAGATGAAATAGAGGGCGGTGAGCAGGTCCCCCGCGTGCACCAGCGTGTCCCCTGGTGGCGCATGTGTCGTCTTGAACTTCATGGCCAGGGCCCGCAGGCAGCCTTTGGTGGCCCCGCGGAAGGGCTTGCAGTGCTGCAGCAGCGAGCGGTTCAGGTGCAGGCAGATGTCGGCCTGCAGGCACTCCGGGAAGCCCTTCAgcacctgggggcagggccagctcaaCGCGGCACTCCTGggacccccacctcacccccacccagagATCCAGGGAGGAGCATCAGGGTCCGGTTTGGGGGAAAGTCGTGGGTGCCAATTCCAGCTCTACTCCTTCTAACTAGGCACCCTTGAGGACCCATCTCATTGCCCTAGGCCCCCATTTGCTTATGTGTTCGGTGGGAGACCAGTTCCGGGCAgggctgttgtaaggattaaC
The genomic region above belongs to Eptesicus fuscus isolate TK198812 chromosome 14, DD_ASM_mEF_20220401, whole genome shotgun sequence and contains:
- the KCNH2 gene encoding potassium voltage-gated channel subfamily H member 2 isoform X4, which produces MAASARKASRTGALQPRVQKGRVRRAVRISSLVAQEVLSLGADVLPEYKLQAPRIHRWTILHYSPFKAVWDWLILLLVIYTAVFTPYSAAFLLKETEEGPVAPDCGYACQPLAVVDLIVDIMFIVDILINFRTTYVNANEEVVSHPRRIAVHYFKGWFLIDMVAAIPFDLLIFGSGSEELIGLLKTARLLRLVRVARKLDRYSEYGAAVLFLLMCTFALIAHWLACIWYAIGNMEQPHVNSRIGWLYNLGDQIGKPYNSSGLGGPSIKDKYVTALYFTFSSLTSVGFGNVSPNTNSEKIFSICVMLIGSLMYASIFGNVSAIIQRLYSGTARYHTQMLRVREFIRFHQIPNPLRQRLEEYFQHAWSYTNGIDMNAVLKGFPECLQADICLHLNRSLLQHCKPFRGATKGCLRALAMKFKTTHAPPGDTLVHAGDLLTALYFISRGSIEILRGDIVVAILGKNDIFGEPLNLYARPGKSNGDVRALTYCDLHKIHRDDLLEVLDMYPEFSDHFWSSLEITFNLRDTNMIPGSPGSTELEGGFNRQRKRKLSFRRRTDKDPEQPGEVSALGPGRVGAAPSGRGRPGGPWGESPSSGPSSPESSDDEGPGRSSSPLRLVPFSSPRPPAELPGGEPLTEDCEKSSDTCNPLSGAFSGVSNIFSFWGDNRGRQYQELPRCPAPAPSLLNIPLSSPGRRSRGDVESRLDALQRQLNRLETRLSADMATILQLLQRQMTLVPPTYSAVTTPGPGPTSTCPLLPVSPIPTLTQYSLSQVSQFMMCEELPPGAPELPQDGPTRRLSLPGQLGALTSQPLHRHGSDPGS